The genomic stretch TCTGGTCCGCGATCAGCACCGACCGGCAGGCCAGACAGGCGTCGATGACGGTGTCCACCGTCGCGGCCGAGAAGACCTGGCCCGTCGGGTTCTGCGGCGAGGTGATCAGGACGGCCCGGATGTCCTCGCGCATGGCCGCGCGGAACTCGTCGAGGTCCAGTTCGTCGACGAACGGCTGGCTGGCGACGTACCGTACGCGCGCCGCACCGTCCTCCACGGTCATCTTCGTGGCTATGTCGATGGACGGGTTCGTCGTCAACAGGGTGCCGCCCTCGATCAGCGCGGCCCGGATGGCACGGTCCAGGGCCGCGCTGCCGGAGAAGGTGACGAAGCCGTGGATGCCGGCGTCGTCGCGTATCCCGAGGAAACCACGGACCACGGCGACCAGTTCGCGTTCCCAGGACATCCGGTCCGGCCGGTGCGGACTGAGACTGTCCACGGCGAGCGTCCGGCGAATCGTCGCCTCGTCGGTGAGCACGTCCACTAGCCAGGTGGGCAGCGACAGCTGCGGATAACCCGGTCCGAGGTCGACCGCCGCGGTCATGGCGACGAACCGCTCCTGCTCCGTCAGCCCCGCGCCGAGGAGCAGGTCACGGCCCACTTCCCGAGCCGCCGTCACACCAGCAGGCCCGCCAGTGCGAGATCTTCGAGGCCGAGGCCGATGGAGCGGAAGTAGCGGGTCCGCCCCGTCCCCGACGTGGTAGGTGCGGACAGCATCTCGGGCAGATCGGCGATGATGCTCGCCGCGTCCCAGCCGACCTGCTCCCGTGCGAGCACCATGTCTGCGGCCCAGGCCGGCGTGGTCATCCGGTAGTCGCAGTAGACGTCCAGATCGGGCAGGCAGTGCGGAGGGATCTCGTGTGCCGAGGGACCGTCCGTGCCGACCGCAGTGATCAGGGCGGTCGGCGCGACCAGGCCCGGATCCAGGACCGGAGTCGACGACGAGGTGCAGAGCATCACCACGTCGGCGTCCCTGACCGCGTCCTCGACGGAGGTCGCGAAGCCGGCGGCCGGGTCGATCGCCGCGAGCGCCTCCCGCCGGGCCGCCGCAGCCGCGTCGATCGTCCCGGCTCCGCTGATCGACGGTGAATAGAAGCGGATCGACTCCCACTGCCCGACCTGCAGAACGTACCGGGCGTGCGACTCGGCGATCGGGCCGGTGCCGATGATCGCCACACGACCGCTGCGGGGACGAACGAGGGCGCGTACCGCGAGGGCCGTGGTGGCACCGGTGCGCGCGGCCACGAGCCGCCGGGAGTCGCAGAGCAGCAGGGGACGACCGGTCTCGGCCGAGAGCACCAGTGTGTACGCGGTCACCGGGTCCTCCCCCGCCTCGGCGAGCTGTGCCAGGTAGGGGGAAACGGTGACACCGAGGTGTCGGGCACGCAGGACCGCAGCGGGGTAGTAGATGACGTCGCCCCGTTCGCCCGGCAGCACCGCCACCGACTGGGCCGGTTGCACCGTGTCGCCCGCCGCGAGGCCGACGAACGCGGCCTCGATGGCCGCCAGCACGTCGACCTCGTCGAGCGCTGCGCGTACTGCGTCGTCGTCGAGGAACTTCACGTTATTCCGCGTTTCCTTTCCCAGAGGCGGGAGCCGAGCGGTACAGCGCGAAGTCACGGCCGTTCGGCTGGTGGTAGATCGACCATTGCTGACGGAACAGCCCTCTGTCCACCATGGACTGCCAATTGTCGCCCAGGCTGTTCCCGTTGGCTTCCCACCATCGGGTGAAGAACCAGGCGGAGAACGGGTCGTCGACCGGAAAAGACGGATGGGCTGCCACGATGTCGGCCACCCGGGTCGGTGGGAACATCGCCTCCGCTATGCGGCGCAACTCGGCGGTCAACCCGGAACCGTTGGTGAACTCCTCCTTGCGCCGGTCGGCCACGTGCGCCGGCAACAGCGTCCGCGCGAACTCGCGCAGCGCCCACTTGCGCACCGGTACGCCGTTCACGGTGCGGATCTTGTCGGCGACCGGCAGCTCCCGCGCGTGCCGCATGACCGGGGTGCACAGGAACGGCACCCGCACCTCGACGCCGTGCGCCATGGTGCAGCGGTCCAGCCGCAGGCACTCCGACACGCCCAGATCCGCCTGGTACTGCAACAGCATCGAGTCGAGGTAGGGCGTCGGCACTTCCTGGAACTCGTCGTACCCGCCGAACAGTTCGTCGGCGCCCTCGCCGGAGAGCAGCACCTTCGTCCCCTCCTGACGGGCGGCACGCGCGGTGAGGTAGGTCCCGACCCCTGCCATGACCGTCCACCGCTCGAAGGATCCGGTGGCCTCGACCACCCGGTCGACGATCTCTGGCAGTTCGTCGGGGTCGACGATGATCTCGTGGTGTTTGGTGCCGAGCATCTCCGCGACCTGCCGCGCCGCCGTCAGATCGGTGCTGGATCCGGTGCCGCAGGTGAAGGTCTCGACCGCGCCCGCCCCGACGAACTCGGTCGCGATGCGGGCGATCAGTGAACTGTCCACTCCCCCGCTGAGCATGCACCCCCACCTGACCTCATGGGGGAGCTGCTCGGCGACCGAGGCTGTCAGCAGGTCACCCAGGGCCCCTTGGAGGGTGTGCTCATGGACGATTCGCCGCCCTTCGCCGGAGGTGCTCCACACCGTGCCGGGTGGTACCCGCCGGACCTGCCGGCGCAGCTCGGGCGGGAACGCCGCGAGGGTGCTCGCCACGTACCGGCCCCGCGACGTGTCGCACCAGTACAGCGGCTTGATGCCGACCTGGTCCACGGCCACCACGAGCTCCCGGCGCCGCAGATCCGCCAGGCAGATCGCGAACATTCCTTCCAGATGGTCGGCGAAGCTCAGGCCGTACCGCTGATAGAGAAAGTGGATGATCTCGCCGTCGTTGCCACTGCGCGGGGTGAGACCGTACCGCTCGATCAGTCGGTCGGCGTTGTAGATGGCCCCGTTGAAGACCACGACGACGGACCCGTCAGCGGAACCGAGGGGCTGGTGGCCGCCGTCGAGTCCGCTGATCGCCAGGCGGTTCACGCCCAGCGCACAGAACCCGAGATCGACGCTTGCGGTCTGGTCCGGTCCGCGTGCCGCCTGGGCACGCAGCGCCGCGGTGATGAAAGCGTCGTCGACCGGGTATGAAGCAGCGATGCCACACATCTCACCGACTCCTCGGCGTGGCTCTGGATGTCCACGCATGGCGCTCCTGGTCGGCGCAGCGCGGTTGTCGGCGGGGACCGACACGCCCCGGTGAGCGCCAGCCTCCTGCAGTGAGCAGCACGGTACCGGACGTGACGTCGTCGACAACGCCACAACCGGGTTCCCGACAGACAGTCGGGGCGGTTCTTCCGGAGGCGGCCCCATCGCCCGTCCCCCGCTGGCGGGGAAAGCGCAAAGAGCCGCGTGGCGATGTGCCGCGCCGTCGTCGCCGGGTGACTGTGCGGTACGCCCGCTTCTCAGTAGGCTCCGACGAATGGATCAGGGAGAGCGCCCTGATCCATCGGTGGGGGTGGCGAGATGGCGGTGCATCACGAGTCGGCGTTCGGTGACGCGATCCTCGCCGCGCTGCTGGGCGACGGCTGGTTGGAGGGCGACCCGGCCGATTACCGTCCCGAGCTCGGTCTCGACACCGCGCAGCTGTTCATGTTCATCGGCGCGACCCAGCCCGACGAGTGGGAGGACCTGGTCACCTACTACGGCGGGGACCGGGACGCCGCCCAGCGCGGTTTCACCAAGCGGCTCGACCAGGCGATCGCCGACACCGGTCTGCTGGACGTGCTCCGCAAGGGCGTCAAGGACCACGGGGTACGCATCCGGCTCGCGTACTTCAAGCCGTCGTTTGTGGAGTCGGAGGCGATCCTGGCCGACTACCGGCGCAACCGGCTCACCGTGGTCCGGGAGTTGGCGTACGCGACCAAGCAGGCCGACCGGGGCCACCGGCTCGACCTGACGCTGTTCCTCAACGGCATCCCGGTGGCCACCGCCGAGCTGAAGAACCCGCTCACCGGCGCCGGAGTCGAGCACGCCAAGGAGCAGTACCGCACCGATCGCGACCCGACCGAGCTGATCTTCTCCCGCCGGGTGGTGGCGAATTTCGCCGTCGACCCGGACCTGGTCTTCGTCACCACCCAACTGAGGGGTGCGAAGACCTGGTTCCTGCCGTTCAACACCGGCAGCGAGGGTCCGGGACGCCCCGGCGGGGAGGGCAACCCGCCGGCCGACGGGTACGGCAGGTACGCCACCTCCTATCTGTGGGAGGAGATCTGGCAACGGGACAACTGGCTCGACCTGTTGGAACGCTTCGTGCACCTGCATCAGGAGAAGGGCGCGGACGGTCGTACCCGAAAGACTCTGATCTTCCCGCGTTATCACCAGTGGCACGCGGTGAAGCGGCTGACCGCGCATGCGGCCCGGCACGGCGCCGGGCACCACTATCTGGTGATGGCCTCGGCCGGCTCGGGCAAGTCGAACACCATCGCCTGGCTCGCGCACCGGTTGTCGTCGCTGCACACCCCGAACGATCCGGCGGCGCTCGACCCGGACGCGCTCGCTGCCGGTGTCACGCCGGGCAGCCCGGTCTTCGACAAGGTCCTCATCATCACCGACCGGCGGAACCTGGACTCCCAACTACGGGACACGGTGGGGAGCTTCGAGCAGACCGCCGGGCTGGTCGTGAAGATCGACGAGCGGCACGGCGCGAAGTCGGAGCAGCTCGCCAAGGCGCTCTCGCAGGAGACCGGCAAGATCGTCACGGTCACGCTGGCCACCTGGCCGGCCCTCAAGGACTACCTCCAGCGCAACCCTACCGAGATCCGCGGCAGCCGGTTCGCGATCGTCGTGGACGAGGCGCACTCCTCGCAGGCGGGCGAAGCCGCCACCGACGTGCGGCGGGTGCTGCGCGACCTCGGCCTGGACACGGACTCCGACGAGGCGGGCGCGACCAGCGCCGCCGGGCCACGGACCGCCGAGGAGAAGTTGGCGGCGAGCGTCCGTAAGCGGCAGCGCAGCGCGAACATCTCCTACTTCGCCTTCACCGCCACGCCGAAGGCCAAGACCCTGGAACTCTTCGGCACGCTCGGCGCCGACGGCAAGTACCACCCGTTCCACACCTACTCGATGCGGCAGGCAATCGAGGAGGGCTTCATCCTCGACCCGCTGCGCAACTACGTCACCTATGACACGTACTGGAAGCTGGTCAACGAGAACCCGGACGAGAAGGAGGTCGACTCGTCCAAGGCGAACAAGGAGCTTGCCCGGTACGCGCTGACCCACAGTTCCACCGTGGCCCAGCACGCGCAGATCATCGTCGAACACTTCCGCGCGCACACCGCCGGGCGGCTCGGTGGCCGGGCGAAGGCGATGGTCGTCACCGCCTCCCGGCAGAGTGCCGTGCAGATGTCCCGGGCGATCAAGCGGTACCTCGCCGATTGTGACTACCCCGACCCGGGGGTGTTGGTCGCATTCTCCGGCACGCTCAGCTACGAGGGCGAGGAGGTCACCGAGTCGAAGGAGAACGGCGGGCTGGCGGAGAGCAACCTGCCCAAGGCGTTCGCCTACACCCGGGCCGACGACCGGACCGGCCGCGCCGGCACCGCTGCGGGCCAGCGCGAATACCGCATCCTGGTGGTCGCGGAGAAGTACCAGACCGGCTTCGACCAGCCGCTGCTCACCACCATGTACGTCAACAAGAAGCTCACCGGTGTCTCGGCCGTGCAGACGTTGTCCCGACTCAACCGGACCGCCGACCGCAAGAGCCAGGGTGACCTGGCGGTGCTGGACTTCGTCAACGACGCCGAGGACGTCAAGGAGGCGTTCCGGCCCTACTTCGAGAAGGCGGAGACGCTGCCCTCGGACCCGAACCTGCTCTACACCGCGCAGAGTCGGGTGATGTCCGCGCAGTTGCTGGTCGAGGCGGAGATGCAGGCGTTCGTGGAGGCGTACCTGGCGGCCGAGGAGCAGGCCGTCGGGAACGCGGCGAAGTGGGAGAAGCTGCACGCCGAGCTCTATCGGCACCTTCAGCCCACCGTCGACCGCTTCGACGAGCTGCTCCACGGTGAGGACGAGGGCGATGGTGAGGCGGCCGAGGAGTTCCGCGCCGACCTCACCGACTACGTCCGCAAGTACGGCTTCCTCGCCCAGATCGTGCCGTACACCGACACGGAGCTGGAACGGCTCTACCTCTATGGCCGGCACCTGCTCAACCGGTTGCCCCGACGTGGCGACGGCGGCGTCGACATCGGTGAGGTCGACCTCAGCCACCTGCGGGTGGAGAAGACCGGCGAGCACGACGTCAGCCTCGCCCCCGAGGGCGCGGCCGAGATGAAGGGCTTCGGCGACGGCTCCGGCGGTGCCAGTGAACCGGAGAAGACCCTGCTCTCCGCGCTCATCGAGCGGTTCAACGAGCGGTTCGGCACCAGCTTCAGCGACGACGACGTGGTCAAGCCGCTGAACGAGGCGATGGCCGAACCCAAGGTCCGGCAGGCCGCCGTCGCCAACGACGAGGAGAACTTCGGTCACGTCTTCATCCCGGTCTTCGAGGAGAAGATGATGGACCACTTCGAGAGCGCGGCCGAGCTCGGCCGCCGCTACCACGGGCCGCAGTCCGACTTCCGCAGCTCGCTCAACCGCAGCGCCCGCAGCGCCGCCTGGCGGCTGATCCGCCGCCAGGAGGGAGTCGTCGACGGCGAGGCCGCCTGATGCGGGCAGAGTCGATCGCGGGCCGGTACGAACGGGTCGAGGAGATCGGCGCCGGTGGGATGGGGCAGGTCTGGCGCGGCTACGACAGCGTCCTCGACCGTGAGGTCGCCATCAAGCTCATCCGCCCCGACGCCGTACACAGCCCGGAACAGGCCGATGAACTGGCCAGGCGGTTCCGCCGCGAGGCCCGCGTCACCGCCCGTATCCAGCACCACGGCGTGCCCCAGGTGTACGACGCCGTCCTCGACCGCTCCTACGACCGGCTCTACCTGGTGATGGAGTTCGTCCGGGGCACTGCCCTGCGAGCCTTCATCGACCCGCAGCAGCCGCTACCGGCCACCTGGGCCGCCGCGATCGCCGCGCAGATCTGCACGGTCCTGTCCCACGCCCACGCCGTCCCCGTCGTGCACCGTGATCTCAAGCCCGACAACGTCCTGGTCACCGCAGACGGAGCGATCAAACTCCTCGACTTCGGCATCGCCGCCATCCTGCGCACAGACGTCACCCGGCTCACCGCGACCGGCAGTGCCATCGGCACGCACCACTACATGTCGCCCGAGCAGATCCATGGTGCGCAGATCACGCCACAGAGCGACCTGTACGCCCTCGGCTGTGTCCTGCACGAGCTCCTCACCGGGCAACGGGTCTTCGTCGGCGGCAGCGACTTCGAACTGTGGCGTCAGCACGTCACCGAGCCGCCCCCGCCCCTGCGTACGCTCCGCCCCGACGTGCCCACAGCGATCGAGGAAGTGGTCCTCGAACTGCTGGCCAAGGCGCCCGAGGACCGTCCCGCAGAGGCCTACGACGTCTACGAGCGGCTGCTGCCCTTCCTGCCCCTGCCCGGATCGACACCGACCGTCTCCCACTCCGCACACCGCACCATGCCCGATCCGACGCTGGTGTACCGGCGACCCAACGTGCCGCGCCGTCGGCCCGAGCCCGCACCCGTGGTACCGGCACCACGCAGCGAGACGCCGGCAGCCGACCCAGCGGCGATGCTCCGGACCGACGCGCGGGACGCGATCCGGGCAGCGGTCACTCGGTCGGACGACCTGTTGGCCGACGAACGCTTCACCCAGGCGGCGGAGCTGCTCGAACAGGTCATCGGCCCCGCCAGTGCCGCTCTCGGCGCCGAGAGCCCCCGCGTACTGGCGTTGCGCTCCCGGCGAGCCGCCATCCTCGTCATCGGCGGAGACTTCCGACGGGCGCTACCCGAGTTCGACGCCCTCGCGGCCGCCTACGCCCGCACCGCCGGCCCGACCAGCGAGGACGCCCTGGAGTGCCTGCGTCAGGCAGCGCACTGCCGAGCCGAACTCGGCCAGACCACTGCGGCTCTGCGTCAGTTCCGGCAGGTGCTGGCCCACGTACGCGCCGCCTCCGGCGACGCCTCCCCCACCGCCCTCGAACTGCGCCGCAACATCGGCATGGTGTTGCTCTCCGAAGGCAAGGCGGCCGAGGCCGTCGACGAACTGCGGCCGTTGCACGACGACCTCTGCGTCGTCTACGGCCCCGACCATGAGGAGACCCAGGAGGTCGCCGAGGTGCTCGCCCGGCTCCGGTTCACTCGCTGACCGGATGCAAGGAAGGGACCCTTCCTATACACGAGGCGTTAGTAGGGGTCCCTTCCTTGCATCCGTCAGTCGGCCCGCTGGCTCACAACCAGTCGTGTTCGCGGGCGTAGCGGGCCGCCTCGTGGCGGGTCCGGGTCTGCGTCTTGCGCATCGCGTTGGAGAGATAGTTGCGTACGGTTCCGGGCGCGAGGTGCAGTCGGGCGGCGATGTCGGCGACCGAGTAGCCCTCCCCGGTGACCCGCAGCACGTCGGCCTCCCGTTCGGTCAGGGGGCAGTCCTCGGTGATGGCCAGCGCGGACACGTCCGGGTCGATCCAGCGTCTGCCCGCGTGCAGCGTGGCCACGACCGAGGTGATGTGGGCCGGTTCGGCGGACTTGCTGACGAAGCCCTGGACGCCGAGCCGCAGCGCCTTGCGCAGCACGCCGGGGCGGGCGTGCCGGGTCAGCATGAGGACCACCTGGTCCGGGAGCGAACGACGGATCTGCGCGACCGCGCCGAGGCCGTCCACGCCGGGCATCTCCAGGTCGATGACCAGTACGTCGGGCCGGTGCCGCAGGGTGGCCTCGACTGCTGACTGGCCGTCGTGCGCCTCGGCCAGGACGGTGATGTCACCCTCCAGCGGCAGCAGTGCGGCCAGGGCCGTACGCAGCAGCACCTCGTCGTCGGCGAGCACGATGGTGGTCATCCGTCGTCCCTGCCCGCAGTCGACGGGGTTCCGGCGTGCGCCGTCGGGAACGTCGCGGCGGTCCGGAACCGCCCGTCCTGCTGTCGCACGGTCAACTCACCTCCGTCGTCCGCCACCCGCTGACCGAGGACGGACAGCCCGCTGAGTTCGGCGGGTCCGTCCCCGGTCACACCGTCGTTGACGATGGTGATGCCCGACTCGGAGAGCGTGATCTGCACCTGGGTCGCCTGCGCGTGCCGCAGGATGTTGGTGGTCGTCTCGCGGAGCACCTGACCGAGCAGCTCACCGGCACGGGAGTCGACCTCGGCCTCCCGGGTCACCCGGACCCGGATGCCGGCGGCCTCGAACAGGTTCTTCGCGTTCTCGATCTCCGCGGTGAGGTTGAGCCGCCGTTGCGCGTGGGCGAGTTCCTTGGTCTGGGCGATGGTGTCGCTGACCAGCGCGTACGTCTCCCGCAGTTCCTTCTCCGCCCGTGCGGTGTCGCGGACCAGCAGTTTCTGCGCCAGCGCGATCTTCAGCTTGACCACGTGCAGGGTGTGGCCCTGGATGTCGTGCAGGTCGCTGGCGAAGCGGAAGCGTTCCCGCACGACCGCCAGCTCCGCCTCGCGTTCCCGGGTCTGTTCGAGTTCCCGGATCAGGTCGTAGAACCGCTCGCCCACCACCGTCATCAGCGTCACGACGACGGTGAGGACGGCCGGGACGAGGACGTAGGCGACCAGGACCTGGCGTACGTCGTCCCGCTCCACCAGGAGTCGTGTCGCACCGACGGCGGCGACGTAGGCCACCAACGCGACCGCCGCCAGGATGCGCCGACGCACCTCGCGCAGGGCGAGGGAGCCCACGGCGCAGACCCCCCACCAGGCGTTCGGGCTGCCGGTGACCAGCGCGCCGATCTTGCAGTCACCACCCCAGTATCCGGCAGTGACCGGCCCCGACCAGTGACACCGTGTCACATCCGGTCATGACGTGGTCGCACTGACGGGTGACGACGATCGACGCTGTCATGGATGCATGTCCAACACACCAGTCATCGACGTTGAACGGCTGAACCTCGCCTACGGCGACTTCCACGCCGTGAAGGACGTCTCCTTCCAGGTGCGGCGCGGGAAGCTCTACGCGCTGCTCGGCACCAACGGGGCCGGGAAAACCTCGACCCTGGAGGTCGTCGAGGGGCACCGGAAGCCGACCTCCGGCACCGTGCGTGTCTTCGGGCACAGCCCGCAGGACCGCCGCGCCGTACGTCCCGGGATGGCTGGGCGACGGTGGACCGGATGCGGGAGAACGGTGCCACCATCGTGCTGACCACCCACTATCTGGAGGAGGCGCAGCAGCGCGCCGATCGCATCGGGTTGATGCACCAGGGCCGCCTGCACCGTGAGGGCAGCGTCACCGAACTGACCCGTACCCTGCCGGCGGTCATCCGCTTCACCCTGCCCCCCGGCGGTGCCGGCGCTGCCGCTGCCGGCTGTCGTCGACGCCGACGGCACGGTCGTGGCCGAGACCTTCGCCCTGCAGAAGGACCTGCACCTCCTGCTGCGGTGGGCCGAGGACCACGCCGTGGAGCTGCGGGACCTCACGGCCGGGCCGACCCGGCTCGACGACGTGTTCCGCGCCCTCGGCAGCTGATCCGCCCCTTCGACAGGAGTGTCACCATGTTGTCCATCGCGTCCAGCGAGCTGATCCAGATCTTCCGCAACCGGCTGGTCCTGATCACCAGCCTCATCGTCCCGGTCGCGGTCTGTGTGTTCTTCGTCCGCCAGCACGAGACCTTCGCCGCCATCGGCAGCCTCGGCTACATCGCCGCGATCGTGATGTTCACGGTGGCCGCGTTCGGGCTCTACGCCACCGCCGTCACCACCCTGGCCTCGCGGCGGCAGAACCTGTTCCTCAAGCGGTTGCGTTCCACCGCCGAGGGCGACGCCGGCATCCTCGCCGGCCTGTTGCTGCCCGTCGTCGTCCTCGCCGCGGTGCAGGTGACCGCGATCCTGATCGCACTGGCCGTCGTCGCCGGTCAGCCGTCCGACATCCTCCTGCTCGTGGTGGCGACCATCGCCACCCTGGCCATGATGGTCGGCCTGGCGCTGGCCACCGCAGGACTGACGAACTCACCCGAGCACGCCCAGGTCACCACGCTTCCCGTCACCCTCGGCGTGATCGGCGTGGCAAGCTGGGTGGGCATCACCGGCACGGCGGACCTCGCCTGGCTCAGACGGCTGCTGCCCGGCGGCGCGGCCACCGAGCTGACCATGAACGCCTGGAACGGCGGCGTCGCCGTGACCGACTCCCTGCTCCTGCTCGCGCCCACGCTGGGCTGGGTCGCCGTCGCCGTCGCCCTCGCCACCCGACTCCTCCGTTGGGAGCCCCGCCGATGAGCATCGACACGTTCTCAGCTCTCCCTTTCCGGCTGGTCGGTGATCTCGCCGGTGACGGTGTCGGTGCTGAATCGGTGCCGGGACAGCACGGCAGCACGGGCGATGACCATGCCGCCGACGGCCGATGTCGCCAGTTGCAGGACGATGGCGATGATCGCCTTGACCGTGTTCGGCAGGTGGGGGGCGATGAGGGCCGCTCCGGCGACGATGAAGGTGACACCGAGTCCGGCGGCGGTGGCCACGGCCGAGGTGCGGGTGTAGGGGTCGGGCAGGCGGTGCAGGCCGATGGCCGCGGCGACGAAGATGGCCGCGCCGAGGAGCGCGAGGACCTGTCCCACGATCTCCAGGGTCATCGGCGTCCGTTCGCGATCGCGCGGGCCAGGGAGACGGCGGCGAGGAACGCCACCAGGGTGGCGACCAGGACGAGGTCGAAGGTGCCCTGGCGGTGGGTTCTGACGCCGATCAGGGCGATGAGGCCGACGACGGCGAAGGTAAGCAGGTCGGCGGCGATGGCGCGATCGGCGGGTGTGGGCCCGCGGGCGATGCGGTAGGCCGACACGAGGAAGGCGAATCCGCAGCCGGCGATGGCGATGTCCAGAATGATCATGGTGGGTCTCCGAGGCTCATGGCGAGGAGCATGCGTCGTTCCATGTCGCGGAGGTCGGTCAGGGCGCTCTCGGTGTCCGGGTGGTACATGGAATGCACGAGCAGCGCCTGACCGTCCTGGTCGTGGGCGACCACGCCGAGGGTGAGGGTTCCGGGCGTGAGGGTGATCAGCACACCGATGAGCGCGACGTGGAGGTCGTTGCGGGAGTCCAGCGGCATGCGCACCACGCGGGGGGTGGTGGCCAGGCCCGGGGTGAGGATGTCGGCCAGGATCGTCCAGGAGGACCGCACGATCTGGCCGGCGAACCAGAGCGCGAACAGCACAAGCCGGATCGGGAGGGTGAGTAGGCGTGTCATCGCCGTACCGCCTCAAGGTAGGAGGTGGTGTCGAGCAGGCCGTCGGCGGCGGTGGAGGCCAGGCCGAGCAGGACCTCACCGCCGAGGCCGAGGCCGACGGTGACGGCCGCCAGGATCGCGGCCGGTACGGCCAGGCTGGTCTTGACCCTGGTGCGCTCGGCGGTGAGCAGTTGTCCGGTGCCGGCGGCCGGGTCGTCGGGGCTGTCCGGTGCGGCGGGCGCGGCGAACACCGCGTTCCAGATCTTCAGCATCGACAACAGGGTGATCAGGCTGACCGCGAGCGCGATGACGACCACTGCGAGGTGGCCCGCGTCGGCGGCGGCCATGATGAGGGTCAGTTTGGCCACGAACCCCGACAGCGGTGGCAGGCCGGCCAACGACAGTGCGGCGAGACCGAAGCTGACTGCGAGCACGGGTTCGCGGCGGACGATCCCTCGGAGCCGGTCGAGTCGGCCGGTGCCGTAGTGGGTCTCGATCGCGCCGGTGGACAGGAACAGCGACGCTTTGACGATCATGTGATGCAGCAGGTAGAAGATCCCGGCGGTCAGTCCGGCGGGGGTGAACAGGGCCACCCCGAGCAGGATGTAGCCGATCTGGCTGACCATGTGGAAGGCGAGGATCGAACGCATGGTGTCCGCGCCGACCGCGGCCAGCACGCCGACGAGCATCGTCGCGCTGAACACGACGAGGCCGATCCACAGGTAGCGCTGGTC from Micromonospora craniellae encodes the following:
- a CDS encoding pyridoxal phosphate-dependent aminotransferase is translated as MGRDLLLGAGLTEQERFVAMTAAVDLGPGYPQLSLPTWLVDVLTDEATIRRTLAVDSLSPHRPDRMSWERELVAVVRGFLGIRDDAGIHGFVTFSGSAALDRAIRAALIEGGTLLTTNPSIDIATKMTVEDGAARVRYVASQPFVDELDLDEFRAAMREDIRAVLITSPQNPTGQVFSAATVDTVIDACLACRSVLIADQTFCLFPGAGGEPVPLLPNLAPPELDWICVWDTGKTFGLHEDKLGFIFCSASLSHRVMSRLNTLQFGVSRRLLAQFAVILADPRVWQYLADLNRTVHRNARELAAALVDTGLRPVPPTAGSLMLLQLDDRLVMTETELSRFLLTAHGIGVVDFGSFVHAAVPGAVRDHRYLRVALARDPVVIDVAAARLRAALADLQR
- a CDS encoding ornithine cyclodeaminase family protein; translated protein: MKFLDDDAVRAALDEVDVLAAIEAAFVGLAAGDTVQPAQSVAVLPGERGDVIYYPAAVLRARHLGVTVSPYLAQLAEAGEDPVTAYTLVLSAETGRPLLLCDSRRLVAARTGATTALAVRALVRPRSGRVAIIGTGPIAESHARYVLQVGQWESIRFYSPSISGAGTIDAAAAARREALAAIDPAAGFATSVEDAVRDADVVMLCTSSSTPVLDPGLVAPTALITAVGTDGPSAHEIPPHCLPDLDVYCDYRMTTPAWAADMVLAREQVGWDAASIIADLPEMLSAPTTSGTGRTRYFRSIGLGLEDLALAGLLV
- a CDS encoding asparagine synthetase B family protein yields the protein MCGIAASYPVDDAFITAALRAQAARGPDQTASVDLGFCALGVNRLAISGLDGGHQPLGSADGSVVVVFNGAIYNADRLIERYGLTPRSGNDGEIIHFLYQRYGLSFADHLEGMFAICLADLRRRELVVAVDQVGIKPLYWCDTSRGRYVASTLAAFPPELRRQVRRVPPGTVWSTSGEGRRIVHEHTLQGALGDLLTASVAEQLPHEVRWGCMLSGGVDSSLIARIATEFVGAGAVETFTCGTGSSTDLTAARQVAEMLGTKHHEIIVDPDELPEIVDRVVEATGSFERWTVMAGVGTYLTARAARQEGTKVLLSGEGADELFGGYDEFQEVPTPYLDSMLLQYQADLGVSECLRLDRCTMAHGVEVRVPFLCTPVMRHARELPVADKIRTVNGVPVRKWALREFARTLLPAHVADRRKEEFTNGSGLTAELRRIAEAMFPPTRVADIVAAHPSFPVDDPFSAWFFTRWWEANGNSLGDNWQSMVDRGLFRQQWSIYHQPNGRDFALYRSAPASGKGNAE
- a CDS encoding type I restriction endonuclease subunit R is translated as MAVHHESAFGDAILAALLGDGWLEGDPADYRPELGLDTAQLFMFIGATQPDEWEDLVTYYGGDRDAAQRGFTKRLDQAIADTGLLDVLRKGVKDHGVRIRLAYFKPSFVESEAILADYRRNRLTVVRELAYATKQADRGHRLDLTLFLNGIPVATAELKNPLTGAGVEHAKEQYRTDRDPTELIFSRRVVANFAVDPDLVFVTTQLRGAKTWFLPFNTGSEGPGRPGGEGNPPADGYGRYATSYLWEEIWQRDNWLDLLERFVHLHQEKGADGRTRKTLIFPRYHQWHAVKRLTAHAARHGAGHHYLVMASAGSGKSNTIAWLAHRLSSLHTPNDPAALDPDALAAGVTPGSPVFDKVLIITDRRNLDSQLRDTVGSFEQTAGLVVKIDERHGAKSEQLAKALSQETGKIVTVTLATWPALKDYLQRNPTEIRGSRFAIVVDEAHSSQAGEAATDVRRVLRDLGLDTDSDEAGATSAAGPRTAEEKLAASVRKRQRSANISYFAFTATPKAKTLELFGTLGADGKYHPFHTYSMRQAIEEGFILDPLRNYVTYDTYWKLVNENPDEKEVDSSKANKELARYALTHSSTVAQHAQIIVEHFRAHTAGRLGGRAKAMVVTASRQSAVQMSRAIKRYLADCDYPDPGVLVAFSGTLSYEGEEVTESKENGGLAESNLPKAFAYTRADDRTGRAGTAAGQREYRILVVAEKYQTGFDQPLLTTMYVNKKLTGVSAVQTLSRLNRTADRKSQGDLAVLDFVNDAEDVKEAFRPYFEKAETLPSDPNLLYTAQSRVMSAQLLVEAEMQAFVEAYLAAEEQAVGNAAKWEKLHAELYRHLQPTVDRFDELLHGEDEGDGEAAEEFRADLTDYVRKYGFLAQIVPYTDTELERLYLYGRHLLNRLPRRGDGGVDIGEVDLSHLRVEKTGEHDVSLAPEGAAEMKGFGDGSGGASEPEKTLLSALIERFNERFGTSFSDDDVVKPLNEAMAEPKVRQAAVANDEENFGHVFIPVFEEKMMDHFESAAELGRRYHGPQSDFRSSLNRSARSAAWRLIRRQEGVVDGEAA
- a CDS encoding serine/threonine-protein kinase → MRAESIAGRYERVEEIGAGGMGQVWRGYDSVLDREVAIKLIRPDAVHSPEQADELARRFRREARVTARIQHHGVPQVYDAVLDRSYDRLYLVMEFVRGTALRAFIDPQQPLPATWAAAIAAQICTVLSHAHAVPVVHRDLKPDNVLVTADGAIKLLDFGIAAILRTDVTRLTATGSAIGTHHYMSPEQIHGAQITPQSDLYALGCVLHELLTGQRVFVGGSDFELWRQHVTEPPPPLRTLRPDVPTAIEEVVLELLAKAPEDRPAEAYDVYERLLPFLPLPGSTPTVSHSAHRTMPDPTLVYRRPNVPRRRPEPAPVVPAPRSETPAADPAAMLRTDARDAIRAAVTRSDDLLADERFTQAAELLEQVIGPASAALGAESPRVLALRSRRAAILVIGGDFRRALPEFDALAAAYARTAGPTSEDALECLRQAAHCRAELGQTTAALRQFRQVLAHVRAASGDASPTALELRRNIGMVLLSEGKAAEAVDELRPLHDDLCVVYGPDHEETQEVAEVLARLRFTR